Proteins co-encoded in one Nicotiana sylvestris chromosome 7, ASM39365v2, whole genome shotgun sequence genomic window:
- the LOC138873352 gene encoding uncharacterized protein, which translates to MNKVERSNFFNEAQQALNRDLVLHHEIFLRSRLEIIQLEFELKEQVLKKDIYRAISEQQDEALKDLPILQAELEKAQNEALSLKGEHDDLADKVNIFEATNEKLLVVTNNATLQVQEKVDLIDQLRAEIDEVKATTEAWEGSMDLLASEKEDTKVELTSAEYQLRMAKNKADKWSRLNDKLRAQLNSTVMERDALSQEYAALRSKLDVTSIDSSDVGEMLVQYKANVEVVEARLKMNIEYVKRLSWRESLEEIHARGTNMVLSNSNDPLGNVIAEEEVDDLEQDEVPLAPQSQRRGWSANSNLNDNIPNPPLGPPRMAPRRGYFTGIANQNAYKHLEGYRLEGLHGLPEAKQGDLQGPFPIAIP; encoded by the exons ATGAACAAAGTGGAAAGGTCGAACTTCTTCAATGAGGCGCAGCAGGCGCTGAACCGG GATTTAGTGCTTCATCATGAAATCTTCCTTCGATCCCGCTTGGAGATTATCCAACTCGAGTTCGAGCTCAAAGAGCAAGTCCTGAAGAAGGACATCTACAGGGCTATCAGTGAGCAACAAGACGAGGCCCTCAAGGACCTGCCAATTCTACAAGCCGAGCTAGAAAAAGCTCAGAATGAGGCTTTGTCCTTAAAGGGGGAACACGATGACCTAGCCGATAAGGTAAATATCTTTGAGGCTACAAACGAGAAGCTACTCGTGGTGACTAACAACGCAACTTTGCAGGTCCAAGAAAAGGTGGACTTGATCGACCAGCTTCGCGCTGAGATAGATGAGGTCAAGGCCACGACCGAGGCGTGGGAGGGCAGTATGGACCTGCTCGCTTCGGAAAAAGAGGATACAAAAGTCGAGCTGACATCGGCCGAGTACCAACTCCGGATGGCAAAGAACAAGGCCGACAAATGGTCTAGGCTTAATGATAAACTCCGGGCACAGCTGAACTCGACTGTCATGGAACGGGATGCCCTCAGCCAAGAATACGCCGCTCTGAGGTCCAAATTGGATGTAACCTCTATTGATTCCTCTGATGTTGGGGAAATGTTGGTCCAGTATAAGGCTAATGTGGAGGTAGTGGAGGCCCGCTTAAAGATGAATATAGAGTATGTAAAGCGACTATCCTGGAGAGAGAgcctcgaggagatccatgccCGAG gtaccaacatggttTTAAGCAActctaatgaccctcttggaaacgtgatagcggaggaggaggtagatgatcttgagcaagatgaggtgcctcttgcacctcaaaGTCAAAGGAGAGGCTGGAGTGCCAATTCTAATCTAAATGACAATATTCCAAACCCTCCCCTGGGTCCTCCAAGAATGGCTCCtaga cgtgggtacttcacgggcattgcaaatcaaaatgcctacaagcatctcgaggg TTACAGGTTGGagggtttgcatggactaccggaagctaaacaaggtgacctgcaaggaccatttcccattgccattccttga
- the LOC138873353 gene encoding uncharacterized protein: protein MCTDYRQLNKATIKNKYPLPYIDDLFDQLQGARVFSKIYLRLGYHQLTIRDSNVSKTVFRFKYGYYEFLVMSFNLINAPAMFMDLMSRVFRPYIDFFVLVFINDILIYSREGIKVDLKKIEAVQSWPRPTSVTEIRIFLGFSKLPYFIPVVTTYTLERLAQIYIWEIVRLHGVPISILSDRGPQFTTHFWRAVQSELGTRVELSTTFHPQTDGQSERTVQILEDILRACVIYYGGQWDQFLPLAEFSYNNNYQSNRDGFEALYGRRCHSPIGWFEPGEAKLYGTDLVNDALEKVKMIQERLCTTQSKQMCYADQKAHDVSFMVGEKLSGVHLVFHMSILWRYHAGLSHVLYFSTIHLDESLDYVEEPVAIVDR from the exons ATGTGTACTGATTACCGCCAATTGAACAaggctaccatcaagaacaagtacccgctGCCgtacattgatgatttattcgaccaattgcagggtgctagggtgttctctaagatctaCTTAAGATTGGGGTATCATCAGCTGACGATTCGGGACTCAAATGTTTCGAAGACTGTCTTCCGTTTTAAATATGGctattatgagtttctggtgatgtccttcAACTTGATTAATGCCCCAGCGatgtttatggacttgatgagtagggtgttcaggccttatattgatttctttgttcttgtctTCATTAATGACATATTGATttactcac gagagggtattaaggtggatctcaagaagattgaggcagttcagagttggccacgtcctacttcagtgactgagatcaggattttcctagg GTTCTCCAAGTTGCCATACTTCATTCCAGTTGTGACTACTTATACTTTAGAGAGGTTGGCTCAGATCTACATTtgggagatagttcggttgcacggtgtgcctatttccatcctatcagatagaggccctcagttcactacCCATTTTTGGAGGGccgtacagagtgagttgggtactcgtgtagagcttagcacaacatttcacccgcagaccgacgggcagtcagagcggacagttcagattcTGGAGGACATTCTTAGAGCCTGTGTGATTTACtatggagggcagtgggatcagttcttgcctttggccgagttttcatacaacaacaattatcagtccaaTCGAGATggatttgaggctttatatggtcgacgATGTCATTcccctatcgggtggtttgagcctggtgaggctaagttgtatGGTACGGATTTGGTGAatgatgccttggaaaaggtaaagatGATCCAGGAGAGACTTTGCACAACACAGTCCAAACAGATgtgttacgcggatcagaaggcgcatgatgtatcattcatggtcggtgaaaag CTGTCAGGGGTTCATCTAGTTTTTCACATGTCTATTCTTTGGAGGTATCATGCTGGCTTGTCTCATGTGTTATACTTCAGTACTATTCATCTAGATGAGAGCTTGGATTATgtggaggagccagttgccattgttgatagaTAG